The nucleotide window ATGCCGGGGCCAAATCATTGCTGAATCGACAGGATTCCTATGGTCCCCTTACGGATAAACAGATTAAAGTACTCAAAAGAATTATCAGGAACACCTTGACAACGCAGCGGCTTGTAAATGATGTGCTGGAGCTTGGAAGATCCAGAGAAGGGGTAATGATCACCACTGATTTTTCCATCTCTTCCCTTGTAAAAAATGTGTTGATGGAAATTTTTGATCTTTCCAATCCAGGCGTGGCAGAGATGATTCGAAAAACCGGGACCTATGCTGAATTTCAACAGGCATTGCAGGATAGCAGGGCCGGGTTATCTTTTGATCCTAAAGTCTGGCAAACCGTGGTTCATCTTGATGAGGCCAAGGTAAGACAGATTTTGAGAAATCTTGTGAGCAATGCATTTAAGCATCGCGCTTCTTTTGTGGGAATTTCAGGCACTATTGTGGAAAAACAACTGATTTTAAGAGTAACAGATGACGGCAGAGGCATACCTCCGGCCGATCATCAGAAAATTTTTGAAACCTATTTTACCACAGGCTCGTCCATTGAGAGTGCGATTCGAAGTCATGGACTTGGGCTTGCCGGTGTAATGGTATTGTTAAAGGATATGGGAGGCGCGCTTAAGTTGAATTCAGACGATGGAAAAGGTGCTGAATTTATTGTGACGATTCCATTATAGGCCTATTCCATTTTTTGAATGTCATCCCTTGAGGCGATCTGTTTTTCATCAAATTCATCCCAGAAATCCCTGTCTTTTTTTCGCCAGCCTTCCCCGAATATTTTATCAAATACGGGCTTGA belongs to Desulfobacula toluolica Tol2 and includes:
- a CDS encoding sensor histidine kinase; its protein translation is MKEKTTSATIKTEILIHDLKVPISVIDAGAKSLLNRQDSYGPLTDKQIKVLKRIIRNTLTTQRLVNDVLELGRSREGVMITTDFSISSLVKNVLMEIFDLSNPGVAEMIRKTGTYAEFQQALQDSRAGLSFDPKVWQTVVHLDEAKVRQILRNLVSNAFKHRASFVGISGTIVEKQLILRVTDDGRGIPPADHQKIFETYFTTGSSIESAIRSHGLGLAGVMVLLKDMGGALKLNSDDGKGAEFIVTIPL